One stretch of Hevea brasiliensis isolate MT/VB/25A 57/8 chromosome 12, ASM3005281v1, whole genome shotgun sequence DNA includes these proteins:
- the LOC110639983 gene encoding E3 ubiquitin-protein ligase APD2 isoform X1 — MFRPVLPPAPIYSWRWKESWGRLLVPLTLWICVSVSLRYGYYADRHMVLGPSSSRLMKASSVFVEQVEVRDDDKKGVLLYGFSEKPELSFETNWSVSDYMIVASYSRKGFSLWLNKGSRIRMRWETQTSTLNQLQVVLIKGERKYETLLPTLTTSPDTLNLSKPLNGKDAEYTIQEDDKYYLGLVNTNPRSIIMKVDVNVRSKLYDLSKARNICSTIKGSCRLMLPFPKAQYVVVTTPDNGDLGGWYIELSFVARVITYIAILGFIIVIIFLVLKYLGACDSEGNMVDTAPRQVSETEPILPQKPVPFTYGTNEEDEEDGSSSTSSEDLYDAKLCVICYDEQRNCFFVPCGHCATCYDCAQRIMEGEGKICPICRRLINKVRRLFTP; from the exons ATGTTCAGGCCGGTGTTGCCACCAGCTCCTATCTATTCTTGGCGATGGAAAGAATCCTGGGGACGCTTACTTGTCCCCTTGACTCTATGGATATGTG TTTCAGTGAGTTTGCGATATGGTTATTATGCTGATCGCCATATGGTGCTCGGACCTAGCTCATCACGTTTGATGAAGGCAAGTTCTGTGTTTGTAGAGCAGGTTGAAGTGAGAGACGATGATAAGAAAGGGGTTCTTCTATATGGGTTCTCTGAGAAGCCAGAACTGAGTTTCGAAACCAATTGGAGCGTATCAGATTATATGATTGTTGCGTCTTACAGTCGAAAG GGATTTTCTCTGTGGTTGAACAAGGGTTCAAGGATCCGTATGAGATGGGAAACTCAAACTAGTACTTTAAATCAACTTCAAGTGGTTTTGATTAAAG GAGAACGCAAGTATGAAACTCTGCTGCCTACGTTGACGACTTCCCCTGACACCCTTAATCTCAGTAAACCCTTAAATG GTAAAGATGCTGAGTACACTATCCAGGAGGATGACAAGTACTATCTTGGTCTGGTAAACACAAATCCCAGAAGCATCATAATGAAAGTAGATGTAAATGTTAGATCAAAACTCTATGATCTTTCGAAAGCGAGGAACATCTGCTCAACAATAAAGGGATCATGCCGTCTCATGCTTCCATTTCCAAAGGCTCAATATGTTGTAGTAACCACACCTGATAAT GGGGATCTAGGTGGATGGTACATTGAGCTATCTTTTGTAGCTCGAGTAATAACTTACATTGCTATTTTAG GATTTATAATTGTTATCATTTTCCTGGTTTTGAAATATCTTGGAGCCTGTGATTCTGAGGGTAATATGGTAGATACAGCACCAAGGCAAGTTTCTGAGACTGAACCTATATTGCCACAAAAGCCAGTTCCTTTCACATATGGAaccaatgaagaagatgaagaagatggATCATCTAGTACTTCTTCAGAGGATTTGTACGATGCTAAATTGTGTGTGATCTGTTATGATGAACAAAGAAACTGCTTTTTTGTTCCTTGTGGTCATTGTGCCACGTGCTATGACTGTGCTCAAAG GATTATGGAGGGGGAAGGCAAAATATGTCCAATATGCAGGAGGCTTATTAACAAAGTAAGAAGACTGTTCACCCCATAA
- the LOC110639984 gene encoding cytochrome P450 81Q32: METSLYSCFLLFLFLYFFSKHLLQINKNLPPSPGLSLPIIGHLHLFKKPLHRAFADLSKKYGPILYLKFGSRPVILVSSPAVAEECFTKNDIIFANRPRLLAGKHLGYNYTTLVWASYGDHWRNLRRIASLELLSSYRLQMFHNIRVEEVRSLVRRIFRQSKYGEFVTVDMKLMFFELTLNVMMRMIAGKRYYGESMEELDDERRFKEIVTETFELSGATNIGDFLPGLKWIGLNKIGKRLEALQRKRDRFMQELIEAHKRSKGDSASVKRDKTMIDVLLGLQENEPEYYTDDIIRGMMQVLLSAGSDTSAGTMEWALSLLLNNPEALVKAKAEIAKNIGQAKLIEESDLSKLPYLHGIINETLRIHPTAPLLAPHESSEECTVGGFDVPQGTMLLVNMFAIQNDANFWAEPTKFKPERFQGLEQKKEGYMLLPFGAGRRGCPGEGLAMRMVGLALGTLVQCFEWERVGEEMVDMKEGSGLTMAKAEPLLAKCRPCPTMVKLLSQS; the protein is encoded by the exons ATGGAAACTTCTTTGTACTCCTGCTTCTTGCTCTTCCTATTCCTCTATTTCTTCTCTAAACATCTTCTCCAaatcaacaagaacctcccaccAAGTCCTGGTCTCTCCCTACCCATTATAGGTCATCTCCACCTCTTCAAGAAACCCCTCCACCGAGCCTTCGCTGATCTTTCCAAAAAATATGGTCCAATTCTATACCTCAAGTTTGGGTCCCGTCCTGTCATCCTCGTGTCATCCCCTGCTGTTGCAGAGGAATGCTTCACTAAGAACGACATAATTTTTGCAAATCGTCCCCGACTTCTTGCCGGAAAACACCTTGGATACAATTACACCACCCTTGTCTGGGCCTCCTACGGCGATCACTGGCGCAACTTAAGGCGCATAGCTTCTCTTGAACTCTTGTCATCTTATCGCCTACAGATGTTCCATAATATACGTGTGGAAGAGGTCAGATCATTGGTTCGCAGGATTTTTAGGCAATCAAAATATGGTGAATTCGTGACTGTGGACATGAAATTAATGTTCTTCGAGCTTACACTCAATGTTATGATGAGGATGATTGCGGGAAAGCGATATTATGGAGAGAGCATGGAAGAGTTGGATGATGAAAGGAGGTTTAAAGAAATTGTGACAGAGACTTTTGAATTGAGTGGAGCTACGAATATTGGAGATTTCTTGCCGGGTTTGAAGTGGATTGGATTGAATAAGATTGGAAAGAGGCTAGAAGCACTGCAAAGAAAGAGGGATAGGTTCATGCAAGAGTTGATTGAAGCGCACAAAAGATCAAAGGGTGATTCTGCTTCTGTGAAGAGGGATAAGACTATGATTGATGTCTTGCTAGGGCTGCAAGAAAATGAGCCTGAATACTATACAGACGATATAATCAGAGGCATGATGCAG GTTCTATTGTCAGCTGGGAGTGACACTTCTGCTGGAACCATGGAGTGGGCACTATCACTTTTGCTAAACAATCCAGAGGCCCTTGTGAAAGCCAAGGCCGAAATTGCCAAAAACATAGGGCAAGCCAAGCTCATTGAAGAATcagacctctccaagcttccctaTCTCCATGGGATCATTAATGAGACCCTCCGAATCCACCCAACTGCTCCACTGCTAGCACCCCACGAGTCATCTGAGGAGTGCACTGTAGGAGGTTTCGACGTCCCACAAGGCACAATGTTATTGGTGAACATGTTTGCTATACAAAATGATGCTAACTTTTGGGCAGAGCCCACAAAGTTTAAGCCAGAGAGATTTCAGGGCTTAGAGCAAAAAAAAGAGGGATACATGTTATTGCCGTTCGGGGCTGGGAGGAGGGGTTGCCCCGGAGAGGGCCTAGCCATGAGGATGGTTGGGTTGGCTTTGGGAACTCTAGTTCAATGCTTTGAGTGGGAAAGAGTAGGTGAAGAGATGGTGGATATGAAGGAAGGGAGTGGGCTCACTATGGCCAAGGCTGAGCCCTTGCTTGCTAAATGTAGGCCCTGCCCAACCATGGTCAAGCTCCTCTCTCAGTCCTAA
- the LOC110639983 gene encoding E3 ubiquitin-protein ligase APD2 isoform X2, whose translation MVLGPSSSRLMKASSVFVEQVEVRDDDKKGVLLYGFSEKPELSFETNWSVSDYMIVASYSRKGFSLWLNKGSRIRMRWETQTSTLNQLQVVLIKGERKYETLLPTLTTSPDTLNLSKPLNGKDAEYTIQEDDKYYLGLVNTNPRSIIMKVDVNVRSKLYDLSKARNICSTIKGSCRLMLPFPKAQYVVVTTPDNGDLGGWYIELSFVARVITYIAILGFIIVIIFLVLKYLGACDSEGNMVDTAPRQVSETEPILPQKPVPFTYGTNEEDEEDGSSSTSSEDLYDAKLCVICYDEQRNCFFVPCGHCATCYDCAQRIMEGEGKICPICRRLINKVRRLFTP comes from the exons ATGGTGCTCGGACCTAGCTCATCACGTTTGATGAAGGCAAGTTCTGTGTTTGTAGAGCAGGTTGAAGTGAGAGACGATGATAAGAAAGGGGTTCTTCTATATGGGTTCTCTGAGAAGCCAGAACTGAGTTTCGAAACCAATTGGAGCGTATCAGATTATATGATTGTTGCGTCTTACAGTCGAAAG GGATTTTCTCTGTGGTTGAACAAGGGTTCAAGGATCCGTATGAGATGGGAAACTCAAACTAGTACTTTAAATCAACTTCAAGTGGTTTTGATTAAAG GAGAACGCAAGTATGAAACTCTGCTGCCTACGTTGACGACTTCCCCTGACACCCTTAATCTCAGTAAACCCTTAAATG GTAAAGATGCTGAGTACACTATCCAGGAGGATGACAAGTACTATCTTGGTCTGGTAAACACAAATCCCAGAAGCATCATAATGAAAGTAGATGTAAATGTTAGATCAAAACTCTATGATCTTTCGAAAGCGAGGAACATCTGCTCAACAATAAAGGGATCATGCCGTCTCATGCTTCCATTTCCAAAGGCTCAATATGTTGTAGTAACCACACCTGATAAT GGGGATCTAGGTGGATGGTACATTGAGCTATCTTTTGTAGCTCGAGTAATAACTTACATTGCTATTTTAG GATTTATAATTGTTATCATTTTCCTGGTTTTGAAATATCTTGGAGCCTGTGATTCTGAGGGTAATATGGTAGATACAGCACCAAGGCAAGTTTCTGAGACTGAACCTATATTGCCACAAAAGCCAGTTCCTTTCACATATGGAaccaatgaagaagatgaagaagatggATCATCTAGTACTTCTTCAGAGGATTTGTACGATGCTAAATTGTGTGTGATCTGTTATGATGAACAAAGAAACTGCTTTTTTGTTCCTTGTGGTCATTGTGCCACGTGCTATGACTGTGCTCAAAG GATTATGGAGGGGGAAGGCAAAATATGTCCAATATGCAGGAGGCTTATTAACAAAGTAAGAAGACTGTTCACCCCATAA
- the LOC110663666 gene encoding agamous-like MADS-box protein AGL104, with product MGRVKLQIKRIENTTNRQVTYSKRRNGLIKKAYELSVLCDVDVALIMFSPSGRLSLFSGNKSIEEILTRYVNLPEHERGRLHKQEFLEKALGKLKAEGDRNHQAASNPAITDSQLEEFQQEIVRFKSQVEDMEKQIRILEGNLSHTTTLPEAEYQEQILEEALKRVQMRKQVLEEKYNSSGAPPVSQCNQAHLPPKNAYVNDLVTEESPNNVLDWLRQREPQVQILNFLDSNGLLPLRNQVQHAAELFLPSPAALLHGQNINLDDHISPRSGLEDDNNVQRPEFGQVIDVNLSPWAEFYPTGNSSILTSQPRERALLELYLSRIAPSTI from the exons ATGGGAAGAGTGAAGCTTCAGATCAAGAGAATTGAAAATACAACTAACAGGCAAGTTACTTACTCCAAAAGAAGAAATGGGCTTATCAAGAAAGCTTATGAACTTTCTGTTCTCTGCGATGTTGATGTAGCTCTCATCATGTTCTCTCCATCTGGGAGACTCAGTCTCTTTTCTGGAAACAAAAG CATTGAGGAAATTCTGACGAGATATGTGAATCTTCCTGAGCATGAACGAGGAAG GCTACATAAGCAAGAG TTCCTAGAAAAGGCTCTTGGTAAGTTAAAAGCTGAAGGCGATCGAAATCATCAAGCGGCCAG CAACCCCGCGATCACTGATTCTCAGCTGGAG GAGTTTCAACAAGAAATTGTTAGATTCAAATCCCAAGTGGAGGATATGGAGAAACAAATAAG GATATTGGAGGGCAATCTTTCCCATACCACAACATTACCTGAGGCTGAGTACCAAGAACAGATACTTGAAGAGGCATTGAAGCGCGTGCAGATGCGTAAG CAAGTTTTGGAAGAAAAGTACAATTCTTCTGGTGCGCCACCAGTTTCACAG TGTAATCAGGCACATCTTCCTCCAAAGAATGCATATGTAAATGATCTTGTCACAGAAGAAAGTCCAAACAATGTCTTGGATTGGCTTCGTCAAAGAGAGCCACAAGTTCAGATCTTGAATTTTTTGGACTCCAATGGCCTTCTTCCCTTAAG AAACCAGGTGCAGCACGCAGCTGAATTATTCTTACCATCACCTGCAGCTCTTCTTCATGGACAAAACATAAATCTTGATGATCACATAAGCCCAAGAAGTGGCTTGGAGGACGACAATAATGTACAACGTCCTGAGTTTGGACAAGTTATTGATGTCAACTTGTCCCCTTGGGCTGAATTTTACCCTACAG